The Candidatus Nitrosoglobus terrae genome segment GTTAAGGTTGAAGTGTTTTGGCGATCGGCAGGTAAGCTACGAACTGTTACCCTTGAAACATTACGTTTAGCTCCGCAATGAAAAACTCATGCATAAATTGCGTAAATCAATATTTTCCCCTTTTCTCAGTTTAAGCGGGAGAAGGTTTGCACCACTTCAACCTCATTACCCATGATTTTATCCACGTATAGTATTATAGGGCGCAGGGCGAAGGCAGTACGTAAATCAGCGTTTGGCAAGCCTTCATACATGTTAGCTCTAGTAAATTCCCACGCTTCATCTATATTAAACACCTTGCCACTGGAATACTGCCATCCTCTTCATGGCGGATTTACTGGCTGGTGAGTTTTCCTGAAAAAGCCATCAATACCCGATAATCACTGTATTCTGGGTTATCATCTTTAACGTATTGTTCCAACGCCAGTTTATAGCGGGCTGCTGCGGGGCACGAGCTAGTCACGATCATAGCCTTAGTCCGTCCATTAAGCAGCTTGGCCTTTATCATCACAATTAATAATCGCGATTAATCCCTGTTGATGGTCAAGCTGTTGCACCGCTTCCTAGAGTTGTGTACCCAGTTGGAGATCAGCCAAATATAAGTGCTAATTCCGGTACGGAAATATCGATGGAGAGTGATAATAGCTTCCAGTAAACCGGGTTCTAAAATAAAGCACTTAATTTCAGACTTACCCCAACTGGTCGGTATCACTATTAAATAAAAGGGATCTGGATAACATAATGACTCCCCATTCGCTGCCTTACTCAAGGCGTTCTAAAATTCAGTCTGATATTTGCGCTATCGACTATTGAAGCAACGCCTTTAGCTATACAGTTATTATTAGTTTTTCTCTTAGTAGCCTAGGATTAGAGTTTTAGGGTAATAAATACTGTATTATCTCTTCGTCATTATTGGAAGCTGAATTATGTGGACCTGGTTAATTATTGCTGGGGTACTGATAGTACTGGAAATGTTGACCGGTACTTTTGCGATGTTGTTTGCTGGCGGTGGAGCATTACTAGCGGCCTTATTGGTTTTTTTAGGAATTGATAGCCTTACCCTTGAAGTGGGAGTATTTGCCATGGGTAGCTTGCTGGGGATGGCAGTAGCGGCAAAGCATCTTGGAAAGAAAAATAAATTACCTCCTGCTTTAGCACCAGAAAGCCAAGGACAAACAGTGGTGGTCGTAGGGTTGCCTAATATTCATGGAGATCTACGAGTGAGATATCGAGGCTCTGAATGGTCGGGGCGGCTGTTACATCGAGATATACCGGTAAAGGAGGGCGATCTATTGGTGATCGTAGGACAGGAAGGATCAATCTTAATACTAGATCAAGTAGACTGATTTATTTTAAAAAAGAGAGGAATAATTAATGATCATAACTGGCGGGCTTATATTTTCTGCTGTATTGGCGGTGTTTGTGATTATCCTGTTAGTCCTTTCTATACGGGTGGTGCCCCAACAGGCCGTATTTGTAGTGGAACGTTTAGGACGTTATCGTGATAGCTTGTTGGCCGGCTTGCATATTTTGATTCCGTTTGTTGATCGGATTGCTTATCGACATACGTTAAAAGAAATCCCCTATGACGTGAGGCCGCAGACGTGTATTACCCAGGACAATACTCAGGTAAAGATTGACGGCATTTTATATTTTCAGGTAACAGATCCTAGGCAAGCCTCTTATGGCACTTCTAATTTAGAGCAAGCTATTGAGCAGCTAGCAAAAACTACTTTACGCTCTGAGGTAGGAAAACGAGCATTGGATCGGTTACTAGAAGATCGAGAGACGATCAATCGATCTGTAGTAGCGGTGTTGGATGAGGCGTGCGTGACTTGGGGGGTCAAGGTACTTCGTTATGAAATTAAAGATATTCTGCCTCCTGAATCGGTGTTACGTTCTATGCAATTGCAGATTACAGCTGAACGAGAGAAACGGGCGAAAATCGCTGAGTCGGAAGGAGAGCGCCAGAAGGAAATTAATCTAGCAGAAGGCGGAAAACAGGCCGCTATCGCAGCCTCTGAAGGATCTATGACCGCAGCGATTAATCAGGCAAAAGGACAAGCTGAGTCTATGCGAATGGTGGCTCAGGCGACTGCTCAAGCTATTGAGATGGTGGCTAAGGCAATTTCGGCTCCTGGCGGGATAGAAGCGGTCAATCTAAAAGTTGCTGAGCAGTATGTAGCCGCTTTTGCTAATATGGCTAAACAAGGGAATACCCTAATCGTACCGGGAAATATGGCCGATATATCTTCTTTAGTAGCCTCTGCCTTAAAAGTAGTACAGGCGACTAACCCTAAAAATTAGTAATATAGGTAACGAATTTTAGGCTCTATTCATAGATTGTATCCCAAAGTATAATCCTCGCACTTTAATTTATTCATTTTAAAACCAGAAATGAAAACTTTTATCCGTATTTTAGCTGTAATGGGTGTTATTGCGGGTTTAGCCGGTTGCCCTCAAATTGATAGCTATAAATATATGGCTTTTGATGAGAAAGGCGAGGCAGCACCTCGGACAATAGAAGCTGCAAAAGCTCGATTTAAAGATAAAACACTGGTAGTTGGACAAACTACAAAGGATGATTTGCGCAAATTACTAGGTACTCCAGAGACGCTAAGAGCAGACGAAAAAGGCCGCCAAATATACGTCTACGTTAAAAATGTTAGGACTAAGGGATTTAGTGAACAGATGGGGACAACTTACATCGCCCGCTATACCCTTGATGCAGAAGGTATACTTTTTGATAAGCAATACTGGGCACAACCTATGGCTGTTGACGATTAATAAAAACCTAGATTAGTTATGGCTGGGATCACTAAGATTCCCATTAGTGGGTTGAGCAATTGATTGCGTTATATTTTGTTTCTATAGTTTAGAAAGAGGCTAGATGAACGCTAGGGAGTAAAAAATAGAGGTCTTCATGCAGAAAACGCCATTAATGCACAACCAAACGATCATTGATCAGTTTTCACAGCAAGCTATCCCTTTTGCTGAATTACCTGGGCATTCTCAGGCTATGCAAATACTGATTGAAATGTCGGATGTATCAGGTGCGGATACTGTTCTTGACGTTGCCTGTGGTCCTGGGCTTGTTGCCTGCGAATTTGCCCTCTATGCAGATCATGTTACGGGTATTGACATTACCTCGCAAATGATCGAGCAGGCTAAAAAACGCCAGCAAGAAAAAAGTCTAACCAATCTTACATGGCAGATTGGGGATGTTTTACCGTTGCCGTTTCCAGATTCGCAATTCTCTATTGTGTTAACGCGCTATACGTTCCATCATTTTCTTAACCCAAGAGCCGTTCTAAATGAAATGATTCGGGTATGCCAGCCGGGTGGTAGGGTTATTATTGTTGATGTGGTGCAGCGCCCGGAAAATGTTGAGGCTTTTGATCAACTAGAGAAACTTCGAGATCCTTCCCATGTCCATGCCCTCACATTCCATGAGATAAATGCTATTATCGCCGATTCTGGGCTTGTAAATATTAAAACTACTCGATATAAATTTGAAGAAGGGCTTGAACAGCTATTAAAAGCTTCGTTTCCAAATCTAGGCGACGAGGAAAAAATTCGTGAAATATTCAGGTTAGATCTTGAGCTTAATCGCAGGGGAATTAATGCGCATCTGCGAGGTAGTGAAATCCATTTTGCTTTTCCTATTTTAGCCATAGCCGGTAGCAAAACTGTAAGAGATGGCTAAGGTTTTCAGGGCGTAGTGTTTTTAGTAACGGTTGATCCATTGGGTAACGGTATCAACCGTAAAAGGCCAATCTAGCACTGATCCTAAATCTGGTTGCATGAGCACTGGAATGCGAGTCCCGTAATGCTTGATAAGTTCAGAATCGTCCCCAATTTCCACCTCTTCAACAGTAATTTTAGGAACTTGGGCTATAATTTCCCGCGCCTCATCACATAAATGACAACCGGCAGTGTGGTAGAGAATAAGCTGCAGATTAGTATCCATATAATAAAATAATTTATTTGTGAATTTTTTATTCTATCGGTATTGAGCAGCTGGCGCTATTCTGATTCTGGATGAGTAGTCATAAATTATTGATAAATTTATGATTTATTTTTAAAAAACTGGATGTAGCGATCAACAGAGAGAGTAATGAGTAAACAATTAAACTATTGCAATTCTCACCCTTGGAATCTTTCTCCCAGTGAGGCTATAGCTTTGCAGCGGAAACTGTCAGCTCAAGTCATTACAGAAGATCGTTTGGATCCCGTACAAACTGTTGCTGGGGTTGATGTTGGTTTTGAGGATCGAGATAGTATCACCCGAGCTGCGGTAGTAGTGTTACGTTTTGATGATCTAAGCTTCATTGAACAGACGGTTGCCAGACAGCCTACGTGTTCTCGTTATATTCCCGGTTTGTTATCTTTTCGTGAGTGCCCAGCGATATTAGCAGCTTTGGCGCAATTAACGGTGACTCCAGATCTCATATTCTGCGATGGGCAGGGAATAGCCCATCCTCGTCGCTTTGGTATTGCTTGCCATCTGGGAGTATTGACTAATTTACCCAGTATTGGCGTAGGTAAGTCTCGTTTGGTGGGTCGACATGAGCCAGTGCCAGAGATGAGGGGAAGTTGGGTACCGTTAATCGATAAGGAGGAAACTATTGGTGCAGTATTACGGACTCGATCTGGAGTAAGTCCAATTTTTGTCTCACCAGGTCATAGGATTAGTTTGACTACCGCCATTGATTATGTGATGGCTTGTACCACCCGCTATCGGTTGCCGGAAACTACCCGTAACGCTGATAAATTAGCCAGTAGTAAATAAAAATATCTTACTCTCCAACGCTGACGTAACATATTCTCGCCTAGTAGATGGATATCGCCATGGCTGGGCAATAATAATCCTAGCATCATAGCCAGCGTTGTAGTTTTCCCTGCACCATTACCGCCTAACAAAGCCGCTATAGATCCAGCGCGGATCGGGAAACTGAGATCCTTAACTGCCTCTATTTTGCCAAAATATTTGCTAAGATGGGTCACCTGAATAGAAAAGGAGTCTATATGAAATAAATTGATACTGGGATATAAGTAGACAGTAATATGAATTATTATAAGGGTTTAATAAATGGATATTCACTCTCGGGTAGTTAGCGGTGCGCAGGAAACGTAAATTTGAAAATCCTCAGCAATTTTCTCCTCATGTAGATGAAGATCAGTTTGATGGTGAACTACGATATGGGCTACATGTAGTTCGTGCTGTTTTGGAACAACCCGCAACCCAGATTATAGCCCTTTGGCTAGATAAAAGCCGAATAAATAAGGGGCTACAAGAGATTGCTGATCTTGCCCATAAACGGGATCTTGCTCCGCTGCTAGTAAATCGAGAGGATTTAGATATTTTAGCCCCTGGTGCTTGCCATCAAGGTGTGATTATCCGCTGCTTAATGCAGCCAGCGTTTACCGAAAGAGGATTATTTACCCTTTTAGCTAACCTGAAAGCGCCTCCTTTTTTACTTATCTTAGATGGGGTTGAAGATCCTCACAACTTGGGGGCTTGTTTACGTACGGCAGAAGCAGCCGGGGTCCATGCAGTAATTGCACCTAAAGATCGAGCAGTAGGTTTAACCCCTGTAGTGCGTAAAGTGTCCAGCGGCGCTGCAGAGCGAATCCCTTTTATAGAGGTTACTAATTTAGCTCGATTAATAGATCAGTTACGTACTCAGGGATTATGGCTAGTAGGGGCAGTGATTGATGAAGGAGAAAGCCTCTATAAGATAGATCTTCATGGCCCGTTAGGTTTGGTGTTAGGTGCTGAAGATCGGGGTCTGCGACGACTAACACGAGAATATTGCGATCATTTAGCCCATATCCCCATGTATGGAACAGTAGGTAGCTTAAATGTTTCCGTTGCCGCTGGTGTATGCCTTTTTGAAGCACAGCGTCAACGCATTTTTAGCCTTAGCTAGAGATTTAATTTTTGTGATTTATAGATAGGTAGCATATAATTTCATACCCTTAATTAAGTTATTGATTTTAGTTAGGGATATTGATTATATATTTTATTAACCTCCTTGTCGCCTTTAATTAGGGTGACTGCCCAAACCATGAGGAGTTATGATTAGTGCGACATTATGAAGTTGTATTTTTAGTTCACCCAGATCAAAGCGAGCAGCTCCCTGCAATGATAGAGCGCTACCGGCAAATGATTGAGGGTGATGGCGGCCATATTCACCGATTGGAAGACTGGGGGCGGCGCCAACTGGCTTACCCAATACAAAAGATTCACAAAGCCCATTATGTCTTGATGAATATCGAGTGTACATCAGCCGCACTTGAGGAGCTTACTAGCGCTTTCCGCTTCAATGACGCGGTACTGCGAGATATGGTCATTCGACGAGAGGAGGCTATTACTGAACTTTCTCTAATCAAAAAAGATGAGTCAGGGGGGCGTCCTTATGATAGCTCACGATCCGATCGTCATAGGTATAGAGATGAGACAGATTCAGCGGCTGAGGAAGAAGGTGATAATCAGGATAGAGGTACTCATGTAGCGTAAATGTTCCCTAGTTCTCTAATTAAAGAGATTTAGAATAAATTTTATGATCATCTATTGTTGGTAGACTAGCGTATCAGAATGGCTATACCTTGGCTGCTAGTTAAATCCTAATTATTAATTATTAATTATTGAAGGTGAATTATGGCGCAATATTTTCGGCGTAAAAAGTTTTGTCGCTTTACTGCCGATGGAGTTAAAGAAATTGATTATAAAGATCTTGTCACTCTTAGAGAGTATATTACTGAGACAGGTAGGATTGTTCCAAGCCGAATTATTGGTACTAAAGCTAAATATCAGCGGCAGTTATCTCGGGCGATCAAGCGAGCTCGCTATTTAGCATTACTCCCTTATTGTGATCGTCATTAATAAATGGCTTTAGAGATTATTGATTGAAAGTGATTATCTTAATAGGAAAGCTACTATATTTAAATTAAGCGACTGATCCTGTCTGATAATAAATGTGGGAATATAGAAAATGGAAGTAATATTATTAGAGCAAATGCCAAATCTGGGAAAATTAGGGGAGAAGGTAGCAGTAAAAGCTGGCTACGCTCGGAATTACCTTATACCGCGTAGGAAAGCAGTGATCGCCACTAAGGATAATGATCTTTATTTTGAGTCCCGTAGGGCGGAGCTGGAAAAAGCAGCAGCAGAATCAGTCATGGCAGCAGAAAAACGCAAGCAGGCGCTGATAGCCCTAGGTAGTGTGACGATTACGGCAAAGGTTGGTGTTGAAGGAAAACTGTTTGGATCAGTTGGGGCAGCAGATATTACAAACGCTTTAACTAGGGCTGGATTTGAAATAGATAAAAAGGAAATACGATTGCCCTATGGATCTTTACGGCAAATTGGTGAGTATGAGCTAGAGGTTCATTTGTACTCGGGTATAATAGCCCCTATTAAAGTGGTAGTGGCAGGCGAAGAATAATTCCTGCTCTTAGCGTTTTACCGGGTATAAAACTTGGAAATTAAGCTATCGGGAGAGGAGAGATGCCAGAGTTCTCCTATCGGGAGAAGGAAGCTGAGTTTAGCGAGCTGAAGGTTCCTCCTCACTCAGTAGAAGCCGAGCAGTCAGTATTAGGTGGGTTATTATTAGATAATAAGGCGTGGGATCAGATTGGTGATCTTCTCAGGCCCGATGATTTTTACCGCCAAGATCACCGCCTTTTATTTCAATCCATTAGTGAGCTGATTGAACAATCGCAGCCCTGTGATGTCATCACTCTCTCAGAGCAGCTTAAGAATAAGCAATTATTGGAAGGGGCGGGTAACTTAGCTTATATCACAAGCTTAGCTCGCAATACTCCTACAGCAGCCAATATCAAAGCCTATGCAGATGTGGTACGCGAGCGTTCTATATTACGTCAATTGATTCGTGTAGGTACTGATATTGCTAATAGTGCTTACCAGCCAGAAGGGCGAAATAGCCGCGAACTGCTAGATGAGGCTGAGAAACGGGTATTTGAAATTGCTGATCAAGGGACTCGCAGTCAACGGAATTTCGTTGATATGAAAAATCTGCTAAGCAAAGTAGTGGATCGGATTGACCAGCTATTTGAAAAAGACAGCCCAATTACCGGGCTTTCATCTGGGTTTGCTGATTTTGATGAGCTTACTTCAGGTTTACAACAAGCCGATTTGGTGATAGCCGCAGGTAGACCATCAATGGGTAAAACCGCCTTTGCAATGAATATCGCTGAGCACGTGGCTATTAAGCGTCGGATACCGGTGGCTGTATTTAGTATGGAAATGCCTGGGGAACAATTGGCGATGCGTATGATGTCCTCTCTGGGGCATATTGATCAGCATCGGGTAAGAACGGGACGCTTAGAGGAAGATGATTGGCCACGGCTAACGTCGGCAGTAAGCTTGTTAAGCGAAGCGCCTATTTTTATCGACGATACTCCGGCCCTTTCACCCACTGAGCTTCGAGCGCGGGCACGGAGATTGATGCGAGAGCAAGGGGGGTTAGGTTTGATCCTAATTGATTATCTACAGCTAATGCAGGTTCCTGGTCATCGAGAAAATCGGGTTACTGAGATTTCTGAAATCTCACGTAATCTTAAAACGCTTGCTAAAGAACTTAATATACCGGTACTAGCCCTATCTCAATTAAACCGCAGTCTAGAGCAGCGACCTAACAAGCGTCCAGTAATGTCGGATTTACGGGAATCAGGGGCTATTGAGCAGGATGCAGATGTTATCGTATTTATTTATCGAGACGAAGTATACCATGAAGATAGCCCTGATAAAGGGACGGCTGAGATTATCGTTAGTAAGCAGCGTAATGGTCCTATTGGGACTGTGCGTTTAACTTTCCGAGGTCAATACACCCGCTTTGAAAATTATGCCCGAGATATTTATGAAACGAGATAATTATTGGTAAATTGAATAATCAACCCACAGCCTTCTTGAACTATCCTCAAGCTATTATTGATATTGGTGGGCTACGGCATAATTTGCAGCAAGTTCGTAAATTAGCACCCTATAGTCAGATAATGGCGGTTGTTAAAGCAGATGGCTATGCCCATGGATTAGAAGGCGTAGTGAGATCACTGTCAACAGAGGCGGATGCTTTCGCTGTATCCAGATTAGAGGAAGCGTTGATGCTACGCCAAGCTGGGCATCGATACCCCATTGTATTGCTTACAGGCGTTGGTAATAAAGAAGAATTACAGCTTGCGGCCGCGTATCATCTTACGCCCGTTATCCATGACGTTATCCAATTAGATTTACTGAGACAATCCCTCGTTACAACACCACTTGCAGTCTGGATTAAAGTAGATACGGGCATGCATCGCTTAGGTTTTCCGCCAGAAAGAGTGACTGAGGTAATCGCTAGTTTGCGTTGTTGCCAACCGGTAGCTTCTATTATGGGTCTAATGAGTCATTTAGCCAATGCCGATCAAGTTGAAGATTCTTATACTAGGCAACAATTA includes the following:
- the rpsF gene encoding 30S ribosomal protein S6 — protein: MRHYEVVFLVHPDQSEQLPAMIERYRQMIEGDGGHIHRLEDWGRRQLAYPIQKIHKAHYVLMNIECTSAALEELTSAFRFNDAVLRDMVIRREEAITELSLIKKDESGGRPYDSSRSDRHRYRDETDSAAEEEGDNQDRGTHVA
- a CDS encoding ATP-binding cassette domain-containing protein gives rise to the protein MTHLSKYFGKIEAVKDLSFPIRAGSIAALLGGNGAGKTTTLAMMLGLLLPSHGDIHLLGENMLRQRWRVRYFYLLLANLSALRVVSGNR
- a CDS encoding SPFH domain-containing protein; the protein is MIITGGLIFSAVLAVFVIILLVLSIRVVPQQAVFVVERLGRYRDSLLAGLHILIPFVDRIAYRHTLKEIPYDVRPQTCITQDNTQVKIDGILYFQVTDPRQASYGTSNLEQAIEQLAKTTLRSEVGKRALDRLLEDRETINRSVVAVLDEACVTWGVKVLRYEIKDILPPESVLRSMQLQITAEREKRAKIAESEGERQKEINLAEGGKQAAIAASEGSMTAAINQAKGQAESMRMVAQATAQAIEMVAKAISAPGGIEAVNLKVAEQYVAAFANMAKQGNTLIVPGNMADISSLVASALKVVQATNPKN
- the rplI gene encoding 50S ribosomal protein L9, with the translated sequence MEVILLEQMPNLGKLGEKVAVKAGYARNYLIPRRKAVIATKDNDLYFESRRAELEKAAAESVMAAEKRKQALIALGSVTITAKVGVEGKLFGSVGAADITNALTRAGFEIDKKEIRLPYGSLRQIGEYELEVHLYSGIIAPIKVVVAGEE
- the rpsR gene encoding 30S ribosomal protein S18; translated protein: MAQYFRRKKFCRFTADGVKEIDYKDLVTLREYITETGRIVPSRIIGTKAKYQRQLSRAIKRARYLALLPYCDRH
- the rlmB gene encoding 23S rRNA (guanosine(2251)-2'-O)-methyltransferase RlmB; translated protein: MRRKRKFENPQQFSPHVDEDQFDGELRYGLHVVRAVLEQPATQIIALWLDKSRINKGLQEIADLAHKRDLAPLLVNREDLDILAPGACHQGVIIRCLMQPAFTERGLFTLLANLKAPPFLLILDGVEDPHNLGACLRTAEAAGVHAVIAPKDRAVGLTPVVRKVSSGAAERIPFIEVTNLARLIDQLRTQGLWLVGAVIDEGESLYKIDLHGPLGLVLGAEDRGLRRLTREYCDHLAHIPMYGTVGSLNVSVAAGVCLFEAQRQRIFSLS
- a CDS encoding glutaredoxin family protein is translated as MDTNLQLILYHTAGCHLCDEAREIIAQVPKITVEEVEIGDDSELIKHYGTRIPVLMQPDLGSVLDWPFTVDTVTQWINRY
- a CDS encoding NfeD family protein, with the translated sequence MWTWLIIAGVLIVLEMLTGTFAMLFAGGGALLAALLVFLGIDSLTLEVGVFAMGSLLGMAVAAKHLGKKNKLPPALAPESQGQTVVVVGLPNIHGDLRVRYRGSEWSGRLLHRDIPVKEGDLLVIVGQEGSILILDQVD
- the dnaB gene encoding replicative DNA helicase codes for the protein MPEFSYREKEAEFSELKVPPHSVEAEQSVLGGLLLDNKAWDQIGDLLRPDDFYRQDHRLLFQSISELIEQSQPCDVITLSEQLKNKQLLEGAGNLAYITSLARNTPTAANIKAYADVVRERSILRQLIRVGTDIANSAYQPEGRNSRELLDEAEKRVFEIADQGTRSQRNFVDMKNLLSKVVDRIDQLFEKDSPITGLSSGFADFDELTSGLQQADLVIAAGRPSMGKTAFAMNIAEHVAIKRRIPVAVFSMEMPGEQLAMRMMSSLGHIDQHRVRTGRLEEDDWPRLTSAVSLLSEAPIFIDDTPALSPTELRARARRLMREQGGLGLILIDYLQLMQVPGHRENRVTEISEISRNLKTLAKELNIPVLALSQLNRSLEQRPNKRPVMSDLRESGAIEQDADVIVFIYRDEVYHEDSPDKGTAEIIVSKQRNGPIGTVRLTFRGQYTRFENYARDIYETR
- a CDS encoding class I SAM-dependent methyltransferase gives rise to the protein MQKTPLMHNQTIIDQFSQQAIPFAELPGHSQAMQILIEMSDVSGADTVLDVACGPGLVACEFALYADHVTGIDITSQMIEQAKKRQQEKSLTNLTWQIGDVLPLPFPDSQFSIVLTRYTFHHFLNPRAVLNEMIRVCQPGGRVIIVDVVQRPENVEAFDQLEKLRDPSHVHALTFHEINAIIADSGLVNIKTTRYKFEEGLEQLLKASFPNLGDEEKIREIFRLDLELNRRGINAHLRGSEIHFAFPILAIAGSKTVRDG
- the nfi gene encoding deoxyribonuclease V (cleaves DNA at apurinic or apyrimidinic sites), whose amino-acid sequence is MSKQLNYCNSHPWNLSPSEAIALQRKLSAQVITEDRLDPVQTVAGVDVGFEDRDSITRAAVVVLRFDDLSFIEQTVARQPTCSRYIPGLLSFRECPAILAALAQLTVTPDLIFCDGQGIAHPRRFGIACHLGVLTNLPSIGVGKSRLVGRHEPVPEMRGSWVPLIDKEETIGAVLRTRSGVSPIFVSPGHRISLTTAIDYVMACTTRYRLPETTRNADKLASSK